One Luteolibacter flavescens genomic window carries:
- a CDS encoding DUF883 family protein has product MSDTFANAGSLDPEAGFTTGPSVGQAANDLRAAAGEKAKDFAHQASELAHQASDQAKAVKDKAVETVQHFREVASEKAHAFKAAATEKAETLKTVASDKAREFRSAADDQWRETRVKAKEFHITTEDYIRQHPTRCVLGALGVGFLIGLIARR; this is encoded by the coding sequence ATGTCCGATACATTTGCCAACGCCGGTTCACTCGATCCTGAAGCGGGTTTCACCACTGGACCATCCGTCGGCCAAGCTGCCAACGACCTGCGCGCCGCCGCGGGCGAGAAGGCCAAGGATTTCGCCCATCAGGCTTCTGAATTAGCCCATCAAGCCTCCGACCAAGCCAAGGCGGTGAAGGACAAGGCCGTGGAAACCGTCCAGCATTTCCGCGAAGTCGCCAGCGAGAAGGCCCATGCCTTCAAGGCGGCCGCGACCGAGAAGGCCGAGACGCTGAAAACCGTTGCCTCCGACAAGGCCCGCGAATTCCGCTCCGCTGCCGACGACCAGTGGCGCGAGACCCGCGTGAAGGCGAAGGAATTCCACATCACCACCGAGGACTACATCCGCCAGCACCCGACCCGCTGCGTGCTCGGTGCCCTCGGTGTCGGTTTCCTGATCGGCCTGATCGCCCGCCGCTGA
- a CDS encoding phage holin family protein: protein MSDVPDPEATQASSLRESAVEFISARMELLALESREAGQQAAKRGAMAAIIAGCAMTAWFTGIAGLIGWVAAAGDFPWHFAAIGAAVLHLAIAGVIVALLRKPSAPLFSLSKEELLKDRQWLLNLKDKS from the coding sequence ATGAGCGATGTTCCCGATCCCGAGGCCACGCAGGCCTCGTCCCTTCGCGAGTCCGCGGTGGAATTCATCTCCGCGCGCATGGAGCTTCTTGCCTTGGAGTCACGCGAGGCCGGGCAGCAGGCGGCGAAGCGCGGGGCTATGGCGGCGATCATCGCTGGCTGCGCGATGACGGCGTGGTTCACCGGGATCGCCGGCCTCATCGGCTGGGTTGCTGCCGCAGGGGATTTCCCGTGGCACTTCGCCGCGATCGGTGCCGCCGTGCTTCATCTGGCGATAGCCGGCGTGATCGTGGCGCTGCTGCGAAAGCCGTCTGCGCCACTGTTTTCACTCTCGAAGGAAGAACTACTCAAGGACCGCCAATGGCTTCTCAATCTGAAAGACAAGTCCTGA
- a CDS encoding type IV pilus twitching motility protein PilT, producing the protein MSEHRVLDHVDEYLRLGREYQCSDVHLATAFPPAWRRFGQLLPIWHDHEPLSAEDTERLARSFLGEKEWARLQERGDVDFAYSNPEGRFRASVVKQRLGYDMVFRIINTQLKTMEEINLPVEHLTPLTRYHNGLILVTGAVGSGKSTTLAALIDFINKDREDHILTLEDPIEYVFESKGCHVNQREVHTHTESFAKALRGALREDPDVIMVGEMRDLETISLALTAAETGHLVLGTLHTGNAPRTLDRVLDVFPVDQREQIRIMVSESLRGVLSQQLVPRADGNGRVMALELLVNTPAVSATIRDGKTFMLPGIMQTGKNVGMITMDESLRKLYIKGLITQEEALFRSEDKIQMRNFFQS; encoded by the coding sequence ATGTCCGAACACCGTGTCTTAGACCACGTCGATGAATACCTCCGGCTCGGCCGGGAATACCAGTGTTCCGACGTTCACCTTGCTACAGCCTTCCCGCCGGCTTGGCGTCGCTTTGGTCAGCTTCTGCCCATCTGGCATGATCATGAGCCGCTTTCTGCGGAGGATACGGAGCGACTCGCGCGATCCTTTCTCGGGGAAAAGGAATGGGCGCGTCTCCAGGAACGCGGTGACGTCGATTTCGCCTACTCGAATCCAGAAGGCCGCTTCCGCGCATCAGTGGTGAAGCAGCGTCTGGGCTACGACATGGTCTTCCGGATCATCAACACGCAGCTCAAGACCATGGAGGAGATCAATCTCCCCGTGGAGCACCTTACCCCGCTGACCCGCTATCACAACGGCCTGATCCTCGTGACCGGCGCGGTCGGCTCCGGCAAATCCACCACGCTCGCGGCGCTCATCGACTTCATCAACAAGGACCGCGAGGACCACATCCTGACGCTGGAAGACCCGATCGAATACGTCTTCGAGTCCAAGGGCTGCCACGTGAACCAGCGTGAAGTCCACACCCACACCGAGTCCTTCGCGAAGGCCCTCCGCGGCGCTCTCCGGGAAGACCCGGACGTCATCATGGTCGGTGAAATGCGCGACCTTGAGACCATCTCGCTCGCACTCACCGCGGCGGAGACGGGTCACTTGGTGCTCGGCACGCTCCACACCGGAAATGCCCCTCGTACCCTGGACCGCGTGCTCGACGTGTTCCCCGTCGATCAGCGCGAGCAGATCCGCATCATGGTGTCCGAGTCGCTGCGCGGTGTCCTTTCCCAGCAACTCGTCCCGCGTGCCGACGGCAATGGCCGTGTGATGGCGCTGGAGCTCCTGGTCAATACGCCCGCCGTGTCCGCGACCATCCGTGACGGCAAGACCTTCATGCTCCCGGGCATCATGCAGACCGGTAAGAATGTCGGCATGATCACGATGGATGAGTCCCTCCGCAAACTCTACATCAAGGGTTTGATCACGCAGGAAGAAGCGCTCTTCCGCAGCGAGGACAAGATCCAGATGCGCAACTTCTTCCAATCCTGA
- a CDS encoding type IV pilus twitching motility protein PilT, translating into MARIDALFQYLVANRGSDLHLAEGQPPKTRVHGSVTPIPDWPVMDGPMIREMLEEICDPKAFAKYMETGDLDFAYAMDEDSRFRCNYLKQNNGLGAVFRLIPTEIMSLESLGVPEVVKQFGHIRSGLVLVTGPTGSGKSTTLAALLDYINTNYNRHIITVEEPIEFVHRNKKSIITQREVPIQTPSFSDGLRAALREDADIVLVGEMRDLETISLALTAAETGLLVFGTLHTNNARKTVDRIIDVFPADQQSQVRTMLAASLRGVLAQLLCKRSDKPGRVAVHEIMFATPAVSAIIREGATQKLYDVITGGKGEGMQFMDESIWQKLQANMISPEEAYMKAIDKSRFKKFLPEKSAHLGDASGESPLNH; encoded by the coding sequence ATGGCTCGCATCGATGCCCTTTTCCAATACCTCGTCGCTAACCGGGGTTCCGATCTTCACCTGGCCGAAGGCCAACCGCCGAAAACCCGTGTCCACGGGTCGGTGACCCCGATTCCCGATTGGCCTGTCATGGACGGGCCCATGATCCGGGAAATGCTTGAGGAAATCTGCGATCCGAAGGCGTTCGCGAAGTACATGGAAACCGGGGACCTCGACTTCGCCTACGCGATGGACGAGGACTCGCGCTTCCGCTGCAACTACCTGAAGCAAAACAACGGCCTCGGTGCGGTCTTCCGGCTCATCCCGACCGAGATCATGTCGCTGGAGTCGCTGGGGGTGCCAGAGGTGGTCAAGCAATTCGGCCACATCCGTTCCGGCCTGGTGCTCGTCACCGGCCCGACCGGCTCCGGCAAGTCCACCACGCTCGCGGCGCTGCTCGACTACATCAACACGAACTACAACCGCCACATCATCACGGTGGAGGAGCCCATCGAGTTCGTGCACCGGAACAAGAAGTCGATCATCACGCAACGCGAGGTGCCGATACAGACGCCATCTTTCTCCGACGGCCTGCGTGCCGCGCTCCGTGAGGATGCGGACATCGTGCTGGTGGGTGAGATGCGCGACCTCGAGACCATCTCGCTGGCGCTGACCGCCGCCGAGACGGGCCTGCTCGTCTTCGGCACCCTGCACACGAACAACGCGCGCAAGACCGTTGACCGTATCATCGACGTCTTCCCGGCCGACCAGCAGTCGCAGGTGCGCACCATGCTCGCGGCCTCGCTGCGCGGCGTGCTCGCCCAGCTCCTCTGCAAGCGCTCGGACAAACCGGGCCGCGTGGCCGTGCACGAGATCATGTTCGCCACGCCTGCCGTCTCCGCGATCATCCGTGAAGGTGCCACCCAGAAGCTCTACGACGTCATCACCGGCGGCAAGGGCGAGGGGATGCAGTTCATGGACGAGTCCATCTGGCAGAAGCTCCAGGCAAACATGATTTCCCCGGAGGAAGCCTACATGAAGGCGATCGACAAATCGCGCTTCAAAAAGTTCCTCCCCGAGAAGTCCGCCCACCTCGGCGACGCTTCCGGCGAGAGCCCTCTGAATCATTGA